A genomic region of Alkalispirochaeta americana contains the following coding sequences:
- the hisD gene encoding histidinol dehydrogenase yields the protein MSTTKIEPKRWDALSDPERARIMARSQIDIESLVAQARPIVQAVEQEGDAALIRYARELDQADISSRGIAVSPAEFDQAEADLPRTLREAIDFSIENIRRFHQAQVERAMITVEVRPGIIASERSTPIEKVGLYVPSGRGSFPSMLYMLAVPAVLAEVPLLAVTTPPRPDGSVDPAVLYAARRCGLERVYRAGGAQAVAALAYGTETVPAVHKIVGPGSAWVAAAKRIVADRVDVGVPAGPSESIVLADESARAWKVSLDLMIEAEHGSDSSALLVTPSERLAREVADQVSSLIDQVPEPRKTFLRDVFTGYGGIIVAADEDQAVEIVNDFAPEHLLITCEDSRALASRITNASEILIGEHSAFSLANYAAGPNAVLPTGGWARTFGPVSVRDFRKSSSLIEITPRGYQTMKDHVITLADSEGFYTHAMALRRRDEDTASS from the coding sequence ATGAGCACCACGAAGATAGAACCAAAACGTTGGGATGCCCTGAGCGATCCCGAACGGGCGCGCATCATGGCTCGCTCCCAGATCGATATCGAATCCCTGGTTGCACAGGCCAGGCCGATCGTCCAGGCAGTAGAGCAGGAGGGCGACGCAGCCCTCATCCGCTACGCCCGGGAACTGGACCAGGCCGACATCTCATCCCGGGGGATCGCCGTGTCACCCGCCGAGTTTGACCAGGCCGAAGCGGATCTCCCCCGAACACTCCGGGAGGCGATCGATTTCTCCATCGAAAATATCCGCCGGTTTCACCAGGCCCAGGTCGAACGAGCCATGATCACTGTGGAGGTCCGCCCCGGGATCATCGCCTCGGAGCGCTCCACCCCCATAGAAAAGGTAGGCCTCTACGTGCCCAGCGGCAGAGGCAGTTTCCCCTCCATGCTCTATATGCTGGCTGTACCTGCCGTCCTGGCCGAGGTTCCCCTCCTGGCCGTGACCACACCACCCCGACCCGACGGATCTGTGGATCCGGCAGTCCTCTACGCAGCCCGCCGGTGCGGTCTGGAAAGGGTGTACCGCGCCGGAGGCGCCCAAGCCGTGGCCGCCCTGGCCTACGGAACGGAAACGGTTCCCGCGGTCCACAAGATTGTTGGCCCCGGAAGCGCCTGGGTTGCGGCAGCCAAGCGAATCGTCGCAGACCGGGTCGATGTAGGAGTTCCTGCAGGCCCCTCGGAGTCGATCGTTCTTGCCGACGAGAGCGCCCGGGCCTGGAAGGTCTCGCTGGACCTGATGATCGAGGCTGAACACGGCAGTGATTCATCGGCGCTTCTGGTCACTCCCTCGGAAAGACTGGCCCGGGAAGTGGCCGATCAGGTATCTTCCCTGATCGACCAGGTGCCGGAACCGCGAAAAACCTTTCTTCGCGACGTTTTTACCGGCTACGGGGGCATCATCGTGGCCGCCGACGAGGACCAGGCCGTGGAGATCGTAAACGACTTCGCCCCGGAACACCTGCTGATCACCTGTGAGGATTCCCGGGCCCTGGCTTCGAGAATCACCAACGCCTCGGAGATCCTTATCGGCGAGCACAGCGCCTTCAGTCTGGCAAACTACGCAGCAGGACCCAACGCGGTTCTCCCCACGGGGGGGTGGGCCCGCACCTTCGGGCCTGTCTCGGTGCGAGACTTCCGGAAAAGCTCCTCCCTGATCGAGATCACTCCCCGGGGATACCAGACCATGAAGGATCATGTGATCACCCTGGCCGACAGCGAAGGGTTTTATACTCATGCCATGGCCCTGCGGCGCCGCGACGAGGACACTGCCTCGTCATGA
- the fabV gene encoding enoyl-ACP reductase FabV has translation MIIQPMIRNNICMNAHPGGCALNVQQQIAHVRQAGPVTAPKRVLVIGASAGYGLSSRIAAAFGAGARTIGVSFETPAKGSRTASAGWYLDQAFQKEAGAAGLQHKSIIGDAFSHQVKEETIREIRSMMEQVDFVVYSLASGVRIDPDTGEMYRSTLKPIGRDYRALSLDSRTGEVAEATVPAATEEEIAQTVKVMGGEDWELWIKALQAGGVLAPGAVTVAYSYIGPKLTFPLYRDGTIGRAKDHLEETARSLDTVLRESGGRAWVSVNKALVTRASSVIPAVPLYLALLYRIMKEKGLHEGTIEQCLRLFSEKLFTGEEPPVDSLGRIRIDDWEMRQDVQDEVERDWEKITVETLPLLGDVEGIKEDFLKIHGFGFPEIDYSADVEVSS, from the coding sequence ATGATTATTCAACCGATGATACGCAACAATATCTGTATGAACGCCCATCCTGGAGGGTGTGCGTTGAACGTACAGCAACAGATCGCCCACGTGCGCCAGGCAGGCCCCGTGACAGCACCCAAACGGGTTCTTGTCATCGGGGCTTCTGCCGGATACGGCCTCTCGTCGCGGATCGCCGCTGCCTTCGGGGCCGGCGCCCGGACAATCGGGGTCTCCTTCGAGACACCCGCCAAGGGCTCCCGCACCGCTTCGGCGGGCTGGTACCTGGATCAGGCCTTCCAGAAAGAGGCTGGCGCAGCGGGGCTTCAGCACAAGAGCATCATCGGCGATGCCTTCTCGCACCAGGTGAAAGAAGAGACGATCCGGGAAATCCGCTCCATGATGGAGCAGGTAGACTTTGTGGTCTACAGTCTGGCTTCGGGGGTGCGGATAGATCCCGATACCGGTGAGATGTACCGGTCGACCCTCAAGCCGATTGGCCGCGACTATCGGGCTCTCTCCCTGGATAGCCGAACTGGTGAGGTGGCAGAGGCCACCGTTCCCGCGGCGACGGAGGAGGAGATCGCCCAGACCGTGAAGGTCATGGGTGGCGAGGACTGGGAGCTTTGGATCAAGGCTCTTCAGGCGGGGGGAGTTCTTGCTCCCGGGGCTGTCACCGTGGCCTATTCCTACATCGGTCCCAAGCTGACCTTTCCCCTCTACCGTGATGGAACAATAGGGCGCGCCAAGGATCATCTGGAAGAGACCGCCCGCAGTCTGGACACGGTCCTTCGCGAATCCGGCGGACGAGCCTGGGTGTCGGTAAACAAGGCCCTTGTGACTCGTGCCAGCTCGGTGATTCCCGCCGTTCCCCTCTATCTGGCGCTTCTCTACCGGATCATGAAGGAGAAGGGGCTCCACGAGGGGACGATCGAACAATGCCTCCGGCTCTTTTCGGAGAAACTTTTCACCGGGGAAGAGCCGCCGGTGGATTCCCTGGGCAGGATTCGTATTGATGATTGGGAGATGCGCCAGGACGTGCAGGACGAGGTCGAGCGGGACTGGGAGAAGATCACCGTCGAGACCCTCCCTCTTTTGGGGGATGTCGAGGGGATCAAGGAGGATTTTCTCAAAATTCACGGGTTTGGATTCCCCGAGATCGATTATTCCGCCGATGTGGAGGTCTCCTCTTGA
- a CDS encoding DEAD/DEAH box helicase, producing the protein MKFDELQLDSAILSGVAAAGFEECTPVQAQAIPLVLDGRDVMVQSQTGTGKTAAFLLPTFHLLLHNERFRGTTAIVIAPTRELAVQIKDEANLLAEGLPLSTEVFHGGVGYEGQQKALSQGVNILVGTPGRILDLSQSGSMDLRTNGVVIIDEADRLLDMGFYPDLRKMLRRMRPREERLNMLFSATLGTKARNIAWEHMNNPAEIEVAPEQVTVDKVQQELLHVASRDKMSVLLGILERDQPRNAIVFTNTKRAAEEISRRLAMNGFPTEYISGDLPQKKRLSIITKLKAGEAEFLVATDVAARGLHIDNLDMVVNYDLPEDIEAYVHRIGRTARAGESGKAVTLACERYVFSLDAIERYINQKIPVGELTPDLYREDASAGRRIHLESGGRDRDRDGRRSRDRDGGRRSPGGERRRERPRSEGRHHEGRRHEGRSAEGRHHEGRRHEGRQEDHRDERLRGKKTPPPGRMRRSAEPVGAAPSSGDTLEQRLAYYRKKYGEDFQPTDEMLANLGGDQPRKKSKRSSGRRRSGASASRDSASRAGAGTPAPAQRAPAAGAKASPKRDAPKKASPERVHPPAGEVSREEPRGIVGKLKGLFGARKK; encoded by the coding sequence ATGAAATTCGACGAACTCCAACTGGACAGTGCGATTCTTTCCGGCGTTGCGGCCGCCGGGTTTGAGGAGTGCACACCTGTACAGGCACAGGCTATCCCCTTGGTGCTGGACGGGCGGGATGTGATGGTTCAATCCCAGACCGGAACGGGAAAAACAGCCGCTTTCTTGTTGCCCACCTTTCATCTGCTTTTGCATAACGAACGCTTTCGCGGTACCACCGCTATTGTCATTGCTCCCACGCGGGAGCTAGCCGTTCAAATCAAGGACGAGGCAAATCTCCTGGCAGAGGGGTTGCCCCTCAGCACCGAGGTTTTTCACGGTGGTGTCGGCTATGAGGGGCAGCAAAAAGCGCTCTCCCAAGGGGTGAATATCCTGGTGGGAACTCCCGGCAGAATTCTTGACCTGAGTCAGTCCGGTTCCATGGACTTGCGGACAAACGGTGTGGTTATCATCGACGAGGCTGATCGGCTTCTCGATATGGGGTTTTACCCCGATTTGCGCAAGATGCTTCGCAGGATGCGTCCCCGGGAAGAGCGCTTGAATATGCTCTTCAGTGCCACCCTGGGAACGAAGGCCCGGAATATCGCCTGGGAGCACATGAACAACCCCGCCGAGATCGAGGTTGCCCCGGAGCAGGTGACGGTTGATAAAGTGCAACAGGAGTTGCTCCATGTGGCTTCCCGGGACAAGATGTCGGTGCTCCTGGGAATTCTGGAGCGGGATCAGCCCCGGAACGCGATTGTCTTCACCAACACAAAACGGGCGGCCGAGGAAATCTCCCGGCGTCTGGCCATGAACGGCTTTCCTACGGAGTATATCAGCGGGGACTTGCCGCAAAAGAAGCGCCTTTCGATCATCACAAAACTGAAGGCGGGAGAGGCCGAGTTTCTTGTTGCAACCGATGTGGCCGCCCGGGGTCTTCATATCGACAACCTGGATATGGTGGTCAACTACGATCTTCCCGAGGATATCGAGGCCTATGTGCACCGGATTGGGCGTACCGCCCGGGCCGGAGAGAGCGGCAAGGCCGTTACTCTGGCGTGTGAGCGCTATGTCTTCAGCCTCGATGCGATCGAGCGGTATATCAATCAGAAGATTCCCGTGGGGGAACTCACGCCCGATTTGTATCGGGAGGATGCCAGTGCCGGCAGGCGGATTCACCTCGAATCGGGAGGACGTGACCGTGACCGTGACGGACGCCGGAGTCGTGATCGTGACGGAGGACGGCGCAGTCCCGGTGGCGAGAGACGGCGGGAACGTCCCCGCTCCGAAGGTCGGCACCACGAAGGTCGCCGCCACGAGGGGCGGTCTGCCGAAGGTCGGCACCACGAAGGTCGCCGCCACGAGGGGCGGCAGGAAGACCACCGCGACGAGCGCCTCCGGGGCAAGAAAACGCCTCCGCCAGGGCGAATGCGGCGAAGTGCCGAGCCTGTGGGGGCCGCACCTAGCTCGGGCGATACCCTGGAACAGCGCCTGGCCTACTACCGGAAGAAATACGGTGAAGATTTTCAGCCCACCGACGAGATGCTCGCAAACCTGGGGGGGGATCAGCCCCGGAAAAAAAGCAAGCGCTCCTCCGGCCGCCGTCGCAGCGGGGCCTCGGCGTCCAGGGATTCTGCTTCCAGGGCCGGGGCCGGCACACCCGCTCCGGCACAGAGAGCACCTGCAGCGGGAGCAAAGGCATCCCCCAAGAGGGACGCTCCGAAAAAGGCCTCACCGGAAAGGGTTCATCCCCCGGCTGGGGAGGTCTCCCGGGAGGAACCCCGGGGTATTGTGGGAAAACTCAAGGGTCTCTTTGGAGCCCGAAAGAAGTAG
- the rpsD gene encoding 30S ribosomal protein S4, with protein sequence MARPSKARGKIARHLGINVFGNPKYDRLLKKKPYGPGNPKKGRIRETEYARQLKEKQKVKFAYGLSERQFRNLFYKAKSMRGVAGHNMLIMLERRLDNVVYRMGMAASRRQARQLVSHGHIHLNGRKMTVPSALVRPGDLIAGKPKKSSEMLMRRLVSENSSRQAAPWIEVSQDDLTGKVSMLPTRDMIPTIAEEQLIVEFYSK encoded by the coding sequence ATGGCCCGACCTTCAAAAGCCCGAGGCAAAATTGCACGCCATCTTGGCATTAACGTCTTTGGAAACCCTAAGTACGACCGTCTGCTCAAAAAGAAACCGTACGGGCCGGGCAACCCCAAAAAGGGGCGTATTCGCGAGACCGAGTATGCACGACAGCTGAAAGAGAAACAGAAAGTCAAGTTCGCCTACGGATTATCGGAGCGACAGTTCCGAAACCTTTTTTACAAGGCAAAATCCATGCGCGGCGTGGCTGGACACAACATGCTGATCATGCTGGAACGGCGGCTCGATAACGTGGTGTATCGCATGGGAATGGCTGCAAGCCGACGGCAGGCCCGTCAGCTCGTAAGCCACGGTCATATCCATCTCAACGGACGCAAGATGACTGTTCCCAGTGCGCTGGTACGTCCCGGTGATCTGATCGCCGGCAAGCCCAAAAAGAGCAGCGAGATGCTCATGCGCCGACTCGTCTCGGAGAACTCTTCCCGGCAGGCTGCGCCGTGGATTGAAGTCTCTCAGGATGATCTCACCGGTAAGGTGTCTATGCTTCCCACGCGGGATATGATTCCCACGATTGCGGAAGAACAGCTTATTGTCGAGTTTTACTCGAAGTAA
- a CDS encoding cyclic nucleotide-binding domain-containing protein — MRRFPVISSDPALNDRIKRICSRFGQAFEPLFLTSSEEALEYIRYELPEFQVVHFSDPLIDGVALIQAITEDPWLHYGGVIGVYSRKDSSRVENLPRETNVVTMIRRGEFVETFFRVLYLLHKNRQILFQRDLQMDFIGTIHGNLEMDNDPYNARTYAALIANFLFNSNYIDLELRDRLHVTLFELIMNAIEHGNCGISYEEKNRHLHDQGDIIPLIRAKCKDPDIGRRRVGVSYTIGRESSSFTVSDEGEGFDWRTRFEDSQVNLDLHGHGIRMARHYFSGLSYNDPGTEVSFEVRHQKEANATPGLFSDERPITLEAGEAVFREGDDSNDLYYIVSGTLDILSKDQLVATLTPDDIFLGEMSFLLGNRRSATVVARTASTLIKVSKNTFVSGIRRQPHYGIFLARLLAQRLSRLNRQVALTG; from the coding sequence ATGCGACGTTTTCCCGTTATCAGCAGTGATCCGGCCCTGAACGATCGGATCAAGCGAATATGCAGCCGCTTCGGTCAGGCCTTTGAGCCCTTGTTTCTCACCTCCTCCGAAGAGGCCCTGGAGTATATCCGGTACGAGCTTCCCGAGTTTCAGGTGGTGCACTTTTCAGATCCCCTGATCGACGGAGTTGCCCTGATCCAGGCGATCACGGAAGATCCCTGGCTTCATTACGGGGGCGTAATCGGGGTCTATTCCCGCAAGGATAGCTCGCGTGTGGAGAACTTGCCCCGTGAGACCAACGTGGTCACCATGATCCGTCGGGGAGAGTTTGTGGAGACCTTCTTTCGCGTTCTTTATCTGCTCCATAAAAACAGGCAGATTCTCTTCCAGAGGGACTTGCAGATGGATTTTATCGGGACCATTCACGGAAATCTGGAGATGGATAACGATCCCTACAACGCCCGGACCTATGCTGCGCTCATCGCGAACTTTCTCTTCAACAGCAACTACATTGACCTGGAGCTTCGGGATCGCCTTCACGTCACGCTCTTTGAATTGATCATGAACGCTATCGAGCATGGCAACTGCGGGATCTCCTATGAAGAGAAGAACCGTCACCTCCACGATCAGGGTGATATCATCCCCCTGATCCGGGCGAAATGCAAAGACCCCGATATCGGCAGGCGTCGTGTGGGTGTCTCCTATACCATCGGAAGGGAGTCATCGAGCTTTACCGTCTCCGACGAGGGGGAGGGCTTTGACTGGCGGACCCGCTTTGAGGATAGCCAGGTGAATCTCGATCTGCACGGCCACGGTATCCGCATGGCGCGCCATTACTTCAGCGGTCTCTCCTATAATGATCCCGGGACTGAAGTCTCCTTCGAGGTGCGCCACCAGAAGGAGGCCAACGCCACGCCTGGCCTCTTTTCCGATGAACGTCCCATCACCCTCGAGGCGGGCGAGGCCGTTTTCCGCGAGGGTGATGATTCGAACGATCTCTACTACATCGTGAGCGGTACCCTGGACATCCTGAGCAAGGATCAGCTGGTGGCAACCCTGACACCGGACGATATATTTCTGGGGGAGATGTCCTTTCTCCTGGGAAACCGCCGGTCTGCCACGGTGGTGGCCAGAACGGCCAGTACCCTGATCAAGGTATCAAAAAATACCTTTGTCTCGGGGATTCGTCGTCAGCCCCATTACGGGATTTTCCTCGCGCGCCTTCTGGCGCAACGCCTTTCCCGTCTGAACCGCCAGGTTGCCCTCACGGGCTAG
- a CDS encoding heavy-metal-associated domain-containing protein yields the protein MKTATLSLSGATCTSCSIGIVHMARRLPGVDTARVDRATGTLHLDFDGNPQTISKIRGFVQAIGYDITLDSTSPPGINPDSLDPDSPDSPDSEGLDR from the coding sequence ATGAAAACAGCAACGCTTTCCCTCTCGGGGGCTACCTGCACATCCTGCTCGATCGGAATTGTTCATATGGCGCGCAGGCTTCCCGGAGTTGACACAGCCCGGGTTGACCGGGCCACCGGCACACTTCATCTGGACTTTGACGGAAACCCCCAAACGATCAGCAAAATACGGGGCTTTGTCCAGGCCATCGGCTACGATATCACCCTGGATAGCACATCCCCTCCCGGGATCAATCCCGATAGCCTCGATCCCGACAGCCCCGACAGCCCCGACTCCGAGGGCCTTGATCGATAG
- the mutL gene encoding DNA mismatch repair endonuclease MutL: protein MEPQEHQEPQEHQEPQEHQKHQEQRTGIALLPPEVSRRIAAGEVIEKPASVVRELLDNALDAGSSSIDISWENGGSDLIRVRDDGAGMSREDLLLCWQTHATSKIRSLEDLERATSLGFRGEALASIAAVSDLTIESTMKGQSSGHRAEIRDAELQRLQPAPPRPGTAITVARLFANMPARKRFLSRAQNESQAIRETILEKAFPFPEVRFSFPAAGGRQEVLPEQTLLERAGQIFSRICPPQSLTQLQGSGEGFSCTVIAAHPEVIRRNRKAIHIYINNRRVTEFKFVQAVEYAYQDVQHGGVFPVAAVFLTVNPELTDFNIHPAKREVRLRRAAEIHHRLVDLLRSHLRAFALRAAQWETRRESPEESSRSEAAESQPLFPRGPSNQPPPEGRSGSPFTEPGGREPSPSRSFPGRPPANRTPAFGGPSRREPFQHTLQAVPSRSTGPLPENPKHLDDERGSPPGREEELLFHGTVFGTFNLVERGEELYMIDQHAAHERLLYDRLASDRIPQKLLIPEEFETTPDQDQLLENHQEEYRSLGIILEKDGPQRWRITALPGEYRLCRETLIETVLELGGIQEMFDREFLARIACKAAIKAGDYLDSITGEELARRVLKLEEPRCPHGRPLWITVNRAQLEEQIGRR, encoded by the coding sequence ATGGAACCACAGGAGCACCAGGAACCACAGGAGCACCAGGAACCACAGGAGCACCAGAAACACCAGGAGCAGCGGACGGGGATCGCCCTTCTTCCGCCGGAGGTTTCCCGGCGGATCGCTGCAGGAGAGGTGATCGAAAAACCCGCCTCGGTGGTAAGAGAGCTTCTCGACAACGCCCTCGACGCAGGATCATCGTCCATCGATATTTCCTGGGAGAACGGCGGGAGCGATCTGATCAGGGTCCGCGACGACGGGGCCGGCATGAGCCGGGAGGACCTCCTCCTCTGCTGGCAGACCCATGCCACCAGCAAAATCCGGTCGCTGGAAGACCTGGAACGGGCCACTTCCCTGGGATTTCGCGGAGAAGCCCTGGCGAGCATCGCCGCTGTGAGCGACCTCACCATCGAAAGCACCATGAAAGGCCAGTCCTCGGGTCACCGGGCCGAAATCCGCGACGCCGAGCTGCAGCGCCTTCAACCAGCCCCTCCCAGACCGGGCACGGCGATTACCGTGGCAAGACTCTTCGCAAACATGCCGGCCCGGAAACGTTTCCTCTCCAGGGCCCAAAACGAGAGCCAGGCGATCAGGGAGACGATCCTGGAGAAGGCCTTTCCCTTTCCCGAAGTGCGGTTCTCTTTCCCTGCGGCAGGGGGCCGTCAGGAAGTACTGCCGGAGCAAACCCTGCTGGAGCGGGCCGGCCAGATATTTTCCAGAATCTGCCCCCCCCAGAGCCTTACCCAACTACAGGGCAGCGGCGAAGGCTTCTCCTGCACCGTTATCGCGGCTCATCCCGAGGTTATCCGGAGAAACCGCAAGGCGATCCACATCTACATCAATAACCGTCGCGTCACGGAGTTCAAGTTTGTCCAGGCCGTGGAGTACGCCTACCAGGACGTCCAGCACGGCGGCGTCTTTCCTGTGGCAGCGGTGTTCCTCACGGTCAATCCCGAGCTGACCGATTTCAATATCCACCCTGCCAAGCGTGAAGTCCGGCTGCGCAGAGCCGCCGAGATCCACCACCGCCTGGTGGATCTCCTCCGCAGCCATCTTCGGGCCTTTGCTCTCCGGGCAGCCCAATGGGAAACCCGGCGGGAATCCCCGGAGGAGTCCTCCCGGAGCGAAGCGGCCGAATCCCAGCCCCTCTTTCCCCGGGGGCCCTCCAATCAGCCTCCTCCGGAAGGACGGTCCGGCAGTCCCTTCACCGAGCCTGGGGGGAGAGAGCCCTCCCCGAGCAGATCTTTTCCAGGCCGGCCACCCGCCAACAGAACCCCGGCCTTCGGGGGGCCCTCCCGGAGAGAACCCTTCCAGCATACCCTCCAGGCCGTTCCCTCCCGATCCACCGGACCGTTGCCCGAAAACCCGAAGCACCTGGACGATGAGAGAGGTTCCCCGCCCGGGAGAGAGGAAGAACTGCTCTTTCACGGGACAGTCTTTGGCACCTTTAATCTGGTGGAACGGGGAGAGGAACTATACATGATCGATCAGCACGCCGCCCACGAGCGGCTTCTCTATGATCGTCTCGCGTCGGACCGGATACCCCAGAAACTCCTCATTCCCGAAGAGTTCGAGACGACACCCGATCAGGATCAGCTTCTGGAAAACCATCAGGAAGAATACCGGTCCCTGGGGATCATCTTGGAAAAGGATGGCCCACAGCGATGGCGCATCACGGCCCTGCCCGGTGAATACCGGCTCTGCCGGGAAACCCTGATTGAGACGGTTCTGGAACTGGGGGGAATTCAGGAGATGTTCGACCGGGAGTTTCTCGCCCGGATCGCCTGCAAGGCAGCGATAAAAGCGGGCGACTACCTGGATAGCATTACGGGAGAGGAGCTGGCACGCCGCGTTCTGAAGCTGGAAGAGCCCCGATGCCCCCACGGACGTCCTCTGTGGATCACCGTGAATCGGGCGCAACTGGAAGAGCAAATCGGTCGCCGGTAG
- a CDS encoding FecR domain-containing protein, protein MKRGYKVILLLLAGLLAPSAGIFLLPGNSLVWAQEGSVAILEYADDLHELEVIDSDGFTVDLFLGIALSPGDRMTTGYSGAELRLDPAGSLLRIAPHTSFEINTFQGHQGASTTRSTLRRGAARLVVAPTRDRSARYTMDIPGAVLGVRGTDFGVSLRPRTAGDLDDAEPEDPEPGDLEQEPPGPEPPGQEPPGQEPPGQEKDVAREEFSPAPPPTEEDLILEEIFVFSGQIIVTERDQEREIYLAARQGITLGEEPFLPQAWSDERIGDFQEGLRFEFLDPSSLLSRRVEEEAADQEEPRDRDPDLTATVAVPLERPRETAPDPEDPAPPGTLERGLGRLVQATGMQMGAVTINRETYGQVVFQPRITTNRLDAAFYLPVTYRENIFDPDDWYQPEGNNEWSFGTDQDWSDDPAGALHDLVTDLALKVQYFRYGREGDPFQLHLGNLNSFTIGQGLLMRDYANDLEFPATRRLGVFLAIDRPEWGFQAMVNDAADPGIYGGRLFARPAAPVNPAEVGFSVVTDRRPATALPQEPSGAQEAADQGDPLFTALAMDVAIPFIRRETSSLIGYTEAGFLVPFVRNSTDLEGQSISSGVKTNALVDFDSGRPRNFGWTTGIRGWTSSLRYRLEYQYYNGAFRPGFYGPTYDRLRGSYAAETLAYLADPDAKEYRDQSMAVAGEAEITFFEILHLGAGYRWPWEISSSGHWEALSEDEFLLRLTLTEGVLPLGIGMGAEYRRRYFAAALGEWGGYDQSDLLDEHTTLAGHITYPVSDLVKITARVSTTLERDKDGEIIYDSDGRPKMTPMVVIQTEIGF, encoded by the coding sequence ATGAAGCGTGGTTACAAGGTTATTCTTCTCCTTCTGGCGGGGCTGCTGGCCCCCTCGGCAGGTATTTTCCTTTTGCCGGGAAATTCCCTGGTCTGGGCCCAGGAAGGATCCGTGGCAATTCTGGAGTACGCCGACGATCTTCATGAACTGGAGGTGATCGATTCCGACGGTTTCACGGTCGACCTCTTTCTGGGCATCGCCCTCTCGCCGGGGGATCGCATGACCACGGGCTACAGCGGGGCGGAACTGCGCCTGGATCCTGCGGGGAGCCTCCTGCGGATCGCGCCCCATACATCCTTCGAGATCAACACCTTCCAGGGCCACCAAGGGGCGTCAACCACCAGGAGCACCCTCCGGAGGGGGGCTGCGCGACTTGTGGTTGCCCCTACGAGGGACCGTAGTGCCCGCTACACCATGGATATCCCCGGCGCTGTCCTGGGTGTTCGGGGGACGGATTTTGGAGTTTCCCTGCGGCCCCGGACTGCCGGGGATTTGGATGATGCAGAACCAGAGGACCCGGAGCCGGGAGACCTGGAACAGGAACCGCCGGGACCGGAACCCCCGGGACAGGAACCGCCGGGACAGGAACCGCCGGGACAGGAAAAAGATGTCGCCCGGGAAGAATTTTCTCCGGCCCCGCCGCCGACCGAAGAAGACCTGATTCTGGAAGAGATTTTCGTCTTCTCGGGACAGATAATTGTCACCGAGCGGGATCAGGAGCGAGAAATCTACCTGGCCGCCCGACAGGGAATCACCCTGGGAGAGGAACCCTTTCTGCCCCAAGCCTGGAGCGATGAACGGATCGGGGACTTTCAGGAGGGACTTCGCTTTGAGTTCCTCGACCCGTCGAGCCTTCTCTCGAGACGGGTCGAGGAAGAAGCGGCCGATCAGGAAGAGCCCCGGGACCGCGATCCGGATCTCACCGCCACCGTGGCGGTTCCCCTGGAACGCCCCCGGGAGACAGCCCCCGATCCAGAAGATCCGGCCCCTCCGGGAACCCTTGAGCGCGGTCTGGGACGACTGGTCCAGGCCACGGGAATGCAGATGGGAGCCGTCACGATCAACCGGGAAACCTACGGGCAGGTGGTGTTTCAGCCCCGAATCACCACAAACCGCCTGGATGCAGCGTTCTACCTTCCTGTTACCTACCGGGAAAACATCTTTGACCCCGACGACTGGTACCAGCCCGAGGGAAACAACGAGTGGTCCTTCGGAACCGACCAGGACTGGTCCGACGACCCCGCCGGAGCCCTTCACGATCTGGTCACCGACTTGGCCCTGAAGGTTCAGTATTTCCGCTACGGCCGCGAGGGAGACCCCTTCCAGCTCCACCTGGGAAACCTGAACTCCTTTACCATCGGCCAGGGATTGCTCATGCGAGACTACGCCAACGACCTGGAATTTCCAGCTACCCGCCGCCTGGGTGTCTTTCTCGCCATAGACCGCCCCGAGTGGGGGTTTCAGGCGATGGTGAACGATGCGGCAGACCCGGGAATATATGGAGGCCGTCTTTTCGCCCGCCCCGCAGCTCCGGTGAATCCTGCCGAGGTGGGGTTTAGTGTTGTCACCGACAGACGCCCCGCCACGGCCCTCCCCCAGGAACCCTCGGGAGCCCAGGAAGCGGCCGATCAGGGCGATCCCCTCTTCACTGCCCTGGCCATGGATGTGGCGATCCCCTTCATCCGGCGGGAAACATCGTCGCTCATAGGCTACACCGAGGCGGGCTTTCTGGTTCCCTTTGTACGAAACTCCACAGACCTGGAAGGACAATCGATCTCTTCGGGCGTCAAAACCAACGCGCTGGTGGATTTTGACTCCGGTCGCCCCCGAAACTTCGGCTGGACCACGGGAATCCGGGGCTGGACATCGTCCCTGCGCTACCGCCTGGAGTACCAGTACTATAACGGAGCCTTCCGGCCGGGCTTCTACGGCCCCACCTACGACCGCCTCCGGGGAAGCTACGCCGCCGAAACCCTGGCCTATCTGGCAGACCCCGATGCAAAGGAATATCGCGACCAATCCATGGCGGTAGCAGGAGAAGCAGAGATCACCTTCTTCGAGATCCTGCATCTGGGAGCAGGCTACCGGTGGCCCTGGGAGATCTCTTCGTCAGGACACTGGGAAGCCCTCTCGGAGGACGAGTTTCTGCTCCGCCTCACCCTTACCGAGGGAGTTCTTCCTCTGGGCATCGGGATGGGCGCCGAGTACCGGCGACGCTACTTTGCTGCAGCCCTGGGAGAATGGGGCGGCTACGATCAGTCGGACCTCCTCGACGAACATACTACGCTGGCAGGCCATATCACCTATCCTGTCAGCGATCTGGTGAAGATCACGGCCCGGGTATCGACAACGCTGGAACGGGACAAGGACGGAGAGATCATCTATGACTCCGATGGAAGGCCCAAGATGACCCCCATGGTTGTCATTCAGACCGAGATCGGGTTTTAG